DNA sequence from the Blastomonas fulva genome:
CCGGCTGGCGCACGAGAAGCGCGATCCGTTCAGCGTCGAACAATTCATCGGCTGGCCGGGCAAGTCCGAAATCTTCCTCGGTCCATTCCGGATTTTCATCGAAATCGTGGGGAGGTTTAGGCTTGCTCATATCGGCGCATTTCCTTTTCATGGGCCCGGCGAAAACTGATCAGGCGAAATCCATCATCGGTTTGCGTGAAGACAATGCAGTGGCCCTGGCCATCGATCCGGCCAAAGGCACGGTATCGGATCTCGCCATAGTCGAACCGGTCATCCACACGGATTTCGGGGTCGGTATCGAAACCTGCAAAATCTTCAAACGACAGCCCATGCTGGGCCACGTTCAGCCGGTCTTTTGCGGGGTCGCAGGTGATTTCCACCTATTTAATGTAGATGCAATTTAAGCCACGCGCAAGACGCGTCCATCGCCGTCGATCACACCACCCGCCCCGCGCGCCCGGCCAGTTCGACGACATAGTGCCAGGCGATGCGGCCCGAGCGGGCGCCGCGCTGTTTTGACCAGCGCAGTGCGTCTTCGGTGTCGAAATGCAGACCATACGCCTGCGCATAGCCAGCGATCATCGCGAGGTATGTGTCCTGATCGCAGGCATGGAAGCCGAGGCTCAGCCCGAACCGGTCGGCGAGCGCCATCCGGTCGTCGACCGCATCGCGCGGGTTGAGCGGATCGTCCTGTTCGCTCATATGCCGCTCGACGATCGCGCGGCGATTGGAGGTGACGGCAAGACGGACGTTGCCGGGGCGTGCCATTGCGCCGCCCTCCAGCAGCGAGCGGAGCGACCGCGCCGCGCTGCTCGCCTCGGGCCCATCGAAGCCGATATCGTCGATGAACACGACAAAGCGACGCTCGATGATGCCGAGCTGGTCGAACAAGGCGGGGAGCGTGGCGAGCGCGTCGGGTCCGCCGCCTGCCTGTACCAGCGCGATGGGTGCGTCTTTCGCCTGCAGCGCGGCGACCGCCGCCTTGACCAAGGCCGACTTTCCCATGCCGCGCGCGCCCCAGAGCAGCGCGTCGTGCGCAGGAAGCCCGGCGGCATGACGCCGGATGTTTTCGGCAAGGCTCGCCTTCTGCGCATCGATACCGACCAGCCGGTTGAGGGAGACGGCCTGCAGGTCGCGCACCGCAAGCCCGGTGGCCCCGCTCCAGACATAGGCAGGCGCGGCGTTCCAGTCTGTCGGCGGCAGCGGCGGCGGCGCCATGCGCTCGAGCGCAGCGGCGATGCGGGCGAGGGGGTCGGTGGGGTCAGTCATGTCCTAGTCCCCATTTTCCTCACCCCCGCGGAGGCGGGGGCCCCGCTGCCTTCTCGGCACAAAGCGCAGAAGCGGGATTCCCGCGTTCGCGGGAATGACGGGAAAAGGCGTTCGGAGACAGAAACCCCTCACCCCGCCAGGGCTTCGGCATCGAGCGCGTAAAGCAGCTCCGCGCCCGCCATCGCCGCGGCCTTCAGCCCGCTTGCCTCGGGCACCATGCGATCCAGATAAAAACGCGTCGTGACCAGCTTGGCGCTGAGGAAGTCGGCATTGCCCTCGCCTGCGTCCAGCATCGCCTCGGCGGCGCGTTGCTGCTTGAGCATCAGCCAGCCGCTCGTCATCACCGCCATCATCGTGCAATAGGGATAGCTTCCCGCGAGCCGGTCATCGACGCTCGCGCCCACCATGTATTCGGTGACCTCGGCGCAATCGCCCGCCAGCGCCGAGAGCGCAGGATGGTTGCCGCAATCGGCCTGCACATTGGCGATCAGCGAGCGCACGACATCGCCGCCGCCCATGCCCAGCTTGCGCCCGACAAGGTCCGCCGCCTGGATGCCGTTGGTGCCCTCGTAAATCTGCGCGATCCGGATATCGCGGTAATATTGCGCCGCGCCGGTCTCCTCAACATAGCCCATGCCGCCATGCACCTGCACGCCCAATGAGGCGATCTCACTGCCCATGTCGGTGCCATAGGTCTTGGCGAGCGGGGTCAGCAGATCGACCATGTCGCGCGCGCCGTCGACGCCCAGGTTCGCGCGGTCGACATAGCCCGATGCGAAATAGAGCAATGCACGGATCGCCTCGGTGCCCGCCTTCATCCGCAGCAGCATGCGGCGGACATCGGGATGCTCGATGATCGCGACGGGATCGCGGCCGCCACCGGCGCGCGCCGACTGCACGCGCTCGCGCGCGAACCACATCGCCTTCTGCGTCGCGCCCTCGGCAATCTGCACGCCCTGCAGCCCCACATTGAGCCGCGCGTTGTTCATCATCGTGAACATCGCGCGCATTCCGCCGAATTCGGGGCCGATTAGCTCGCCGATGCTTTCCCCTTCCTCGCCGAACTGCAGCACGCAGGTGGGCGAGGCGTTGATCCCCATCTTGTGCTCGATCGACACGGTCTTGACGCCGTTCGCCTCGCCGGGATTGCCGTCTGCATCGAGCCGGTACTTGGGGACGAGGAACAGCGAGATGCCCTTGGTGCCCGCAGGCGCATCGGGGGTGCGCGCCAGCACCAGGTGGATGATATTGTCGGCCATGTC
Encoded proteins:
- a CDS encoding BrnT family toxin; the encoded protein is MEITCDPAKDRLNVAQHGLSFEDFAGFDTDPEIRVDDRFDYGEIRYRAFGRIDGQGHCIVFTQTDDGFRLISFRRAHEKEMRRYEQA
- a CDS encoding DUF815 domain-containing protein; translated protein: MTDPTDPLARIAAALERMAPPPLPPTDWNAAPAYVWSGATGLAVRDLQAVSLNRLVGIDAQKASLAENIRRHAAGLPAHDALLWGARGMGKSALVKAAVAALQAKDAPIALVQAGGGPDALATLPALFDQLGIIERRFVVFIDDIGFDGPEASSAARSLRSLLEGGAMARPGNVRLAVTSNRRAIVERHMSEQDDPLNPRDAVDDRMALADRFGLSLGFHACDQDTYLAMIAGYAQAYGLHFDTEDALRWSKQRGARSGRIAWHYVVELAGRAGRVV
- a CDS encoding acyl-CoA dehydrogenase; protein product: MTFSAPTTEQLFVLKTITGIEELASFERFAEATPDLVEAIVEGVGEFAAGEFAPLYRIGDTVGARLIDGAVKMPEGFRDAYQHYVEAGWSALSAPADHGGQGLPFSLATVALDSLGAANMAFALCPILTVGAIEALHHHGSAEQQALYLPRLATGEWTGTMNLTEPQAGSDVGALRATATPRGDGTYAIKGQKIYISFGDHDMADNIIHLVLARTPDAPAGTKGISLFLVPKYRLDADGNPGEANGVKTVSIEHKMGINASPTCVLQFGEEGESIGELIGPEFGGMRAMFTMMNNARLNVGLQGVQIAEGATQKAMWFARERVQSARAGGGRDPVAIIEHPDVRRMLLRMKAGTEAIRALLYFASGYVDRANLGVDGARDMVDLLTPLAKTYGTDMGSEIASLGVQVHGGMGYVEETGAAQYYRDIRIAQIYEGTNGIQAADLVGRKLGMGGGDVVRSLIANVQADCGNHPALSALAGDCAEVTEYMVGASVDDRLAGSYPYCTMMAVMTSGWLMLKQQRAAEAMLDAGEGNADFLSAKLVTTRFYLDRMVPEASGLKAAAMAGAELLYALDAEALAG